The Camelina sativa cultivar DH55 chromosome 16, Cs, whole genome shotgun sequence sequence attaaaatccccaaatcctcaaaccctaaaagcatAAAATTCTTAAATCGATCTTTGCAACCATGAGTACCGTTTCTGGAGGTTCGAGTGGTTCATCAAATGTTCGACAAAGAGGATTCGTCGTTGGCGTGCCTAAGAGATGCTGGTGTGGGGAACACATCGTGGCAAAGAATTCCAAATCCGAGCCTAATCCTTCTCGGAGATACTTTCGATGTCGAGAAGCAGCAGCAAAGAAGGTactatgttatgctttgtttgATGTAGACATCGACCTAATCCAAATCCGAGCCTAATCCTTCTCATCAATTTTCATTGTATTCTATGATATAATGTTAGCTTGTGAACGATAACCACATCTTTAAGTGGGTCGATGAGGCATTGTTGGACGAGGTAGCAACATTGGGTGTTCAATttgagagagtaaaagaagagatgaaagagcgTACAATAGAGACATTGCAAGAACAGAAGCTGAAATttgagaagatgcaaatggagtTCGAAAAAGAGCTTTGTGAGAGGGTTGAAGAAGTTTTGTTGGAAGCAAAAGCTGAATTGCAATGTAGGATGAATAAGAGTATAATTGTATGTGTTTTCGGTTTTATGatcttgtttgctctgtttaagCTTGTATGATGAGCTATTGTAAACTATTGTTCGGTTGTAATCTATTGTTGTTCGGTTGTATGCTCTGCTTTatgctcttgtttgttttggtgttgaGTGTGAACTCCTGTTGGTGTTGCTATTGCATTTAATAAGATAAGACATTCCACATTTCATAAAAGGcagaacatgatgaacacatGTTCTGAAAACAAGCAGAATGATAACGTTTTGAAATCATGTTCTCAACATGATCACAGACCAAAAACATAACCCTACTAGTCTATTCGACCAAAATACAGATCCAACTAgtctcttaaaccaaaaaacagaccCCTACTACCATAATCTTCAATATTCAGGCTTGTGAAAGTCCTCCACCACCTTGAGATAGTCCTCCACCACCCTGAACAACTTCTCCTNTTTGTTTGCATTAAACAggcaaacatatatatagcgttaaagaaaaaaaaaatcacaatcaaaTGGAAAATAGGTAGAACAAAATCAAGTGACCCAGTGATTGTATGAGTTGTATCAACAACACGTTTTACAGAAATTACTTAacattgaaaccaaaaaaaaaatacaaaagttttacagaaattcaatataaattaattaatgctTTACATCAATCAAAACACTCAGAACGTAGCATATAccaattgtttttattttccgtTAATAAACCTCTATCATTGATATttaagcaattaaaaaaaatgttaccaaaAACAAAGGCTGATAAGAAAAGTGCTGGGGACTCGATATTATTGATCAGATGTGTTATATATGAATCAGCAAGCACAATTCCTGGACTGATCTGGATCAATAATATCCGTAACAGAGTCATATACACCTCTAGGATATCTgcaaattcaaaaaacaaaacaaaaaaaatcaaacatgaaaCCTTGAGCTATATACTATGAATCAAAACTGTTATAGTAACTAACATGTCATTGGTCTGTTTATGCTCATTGGAGAGAGCAATGTGTGCAACACCCAAAAAAGCTTCATCGACATTGGTATCTTCCTTCGCAGAGGTTTCATGGTACGGTATGTTACCCTTTGAGCTACACCATTCGATGGCTCTCTTATTTGAAACCTNNNNNNNNNNNNNNNNNNNNNNNNNNNNNNNNNNNNNNNNNNNNNNNNNNNNNNNNNNNNNNNNNNNNNNNNNNNNNNNNNNNNNNNNNNNNNNNNNNNNNNNNNNNNNNNNNNNNNNNNNNNNNNNNNNNNNNNNNNNNNNNNNNNNNNNNNNNNNNNNNNNNNNNNNNNNNNNNNNNNNNNNNNNNNNNNNNNNNNNNNNNNNNNNNNNNNNNNNNNNNNNNNNNNNNNNNNNNNNNNNNNNNNNNNNNNNNNNttatgaataataatatcggCTTACAACTCGGGTGTTTCCACCATCTACATCGGTCTTGTTCCCGATCAAAACAAAGGGAAATGTCTCAGGTTCCATTGGATTTGCCTagaagatattaaaaaatggaaCCGAAGCGGTTAAAAATTTCGTGGTAAATGTAACTTCTtgaacaagaaaagaaacttTAGGGTTAAAACCTGTTTAAGGAACTCGGTGTGCCAGTTCTTGAGAGTTTCGAAAGATTTGAGATTGTTCACGTCGTACACAAGAACGCAACAATCAGCACCTCTATAGAACGCAGCTCCTAGACTCTGAAACCTCTCTTGTCCTGCAGTATCCCATATctgaaggaaaaaaacagagtctCATACGATTTCAGCATCGAAGAATGATTAATcgtaaaacaaattgatttatttagttacCTGTAAAGTGACAGATTTTTCTTCTATATGAAGCTCCTTGGTGACGAAATCTGCTCCGATCGTGGCCTTATATTGCTTGTTAAATTTCTTGTACACGTATCTT is a genomic window containing:
- the LOC104751840 gene encoding uncharacterized protein At4g04775-like; the encoded protein is MSTVSGGSSGSSNVRQRGFVVGVPKRCWCGEHIVAKNSKSEPNPSRRYFRCREAAAKKLVNDNHIFKWVDEALLDEVATLGVQFERVKEEMKERTIETLQEQKLKFEKMQMEFEKELCERVEEVLLEAKAELQCRMNKSIIVCVFGFMILFALFKLV
- the LOC104751841 gene encoding ras-related protein RABG2-like: MDPLKNRTLLKVIVLGDSGVGKTSLMNQYVYKKFNKQYKATIGADFVTKELHIEEKSVTLQIWDTAGQERFQSLGAAFYRGADCCVLVYDVNNLKSFETLKNWHTEFLKQANPMEPETFPFVLIGNKTDVDGGNTRVVSNKRAIEWCSSKGNIPYHETSAKEDTNVDEAFLGVAHIALSNEHKQTNDIYPRGVYDSVTDIIDPDQSRNCAC